Part of the Paenibacillus aurantius genome, AAATAACCACATATCCGGAGCTCAATGGCTTCCTCCGTTACTGCGAGAGGGGGGAGGAGCTGCTCGCCGACCCTGCAGTCGAACGTTTAATGGCCACGGAGCGGAAAGCGGGGGCGTTCGTTCATGGGGATTACAATTACCCCAATGTTGTATTGGACCGTTCCCGCCGGCTTCATCTCATCGATATGGAGAACGCCTCGCTGAACGTCCGCATAATGGATCTCGCCCATATTCTCCACCGCAACTGCCCGTGGAACGCAGATGGAATGATGACCGCCATAGCGGAGTATGACCGCAAAAGACCGCTCGGTCCTGACGAACGCTTTGTGCTTTATGCGCTCCTGGTTTTGCCGTACCCGCTGGTGCGGGCCATCCGGATGTACGATTGGCGGTATCCCCGCTATGTGGCCCTGCCGTCTTATAAACGCCAGGAGGCATTTGCCCAAGCTCTTCTCGGGATGCTGTAGTAGGCAGCCTTCGCTTTAGCGGCGAAGGTTTTTTGGTTTGGCCGGAGGCGGTGAGCCGGCGGACAAGCCCCCTCGCTCGAAGACGAGACAGAGGGCCGGGCAGGGAAACATTTGGGCTTTCAACTATTTTTGGCTGGGCCGGGACCCGGAACTGGGTGAATGCATATGTTACAAATGACTAGTTTTCTAGGCAGAAAGGGGCAAGCGCATGAAAAAACGCAATGGTTCCCCTGGCGGGTTGAAAAAGAACCGGAACCGGGGCACCTTATACGACGCCAACACGCTGGAATTGAATTGGATTGAGGAAAGAAAAGTGAAGCCAGCCAAGCCGGCCGCACCCGATAGACCCGTATCCAAAGAAGATCCGGTTTCACTGCATCGGATCGAGCTGTCTGAAAGGCCGGCCGCGCCCGAGCCTGACTTGGCCGAGGAGCCTAAGGTTGAGGCAAGCCGGGAAGAAGTCTTCCCTGCCGAACCGGAGGAATCGAAGGCTCCGGAGATTCTGGAGGAACGCCGGGCGGAGCTTGGTCCCGTGGCCGTCATCTTCACGGACGATATCGTGGATGCGGGCATCACGACGGAGAAGCTCGCGCCGTTCGCCGTAGACCGTTCCAAGATCAAGCCCGGAAGCATCGGTCCTAACGAGCTGGATGATTACTCCGTAGAGAAGGAGAAGCTGAAGGACGGAAGCGTGACGGGCAGCAAAATCGCCCCGGGCGCGGTGGAGGAAAGGCACATTGCCGATATTTCGTTTACCGGCGCCAAGCTGAAAGACCGGTCCATAACTGGAGACAAACTGGCCGATAACAGCATTACCTCGGAGAAGCTTGCCGACAAGACCATCGATTCCGTGAAAATCGCCGACGGCTCCATTCTGGCCCGCCATCTGCATCCGGACAGCATATCGAACGAGCTGATTCAGGACCAGGCGGTGAGCGGAGAGAAGATCAAGAGCGGGACGATCCAGTCCCTTCATCTTGGCCAGAATGCCGTAAATTCCGCGAAGCTGACGAATGGAGCGGTCACCTCGGACAAAATCCGCGACGGCGCTGTTACCGGAGAGAAGATCAAGCCGGGGAGCATCGGTCCGGCTCATCTGGAGGAAGAAGCCGTCCAAGGCGAGCATCTCGCGCGTAGAAGTGTAGGAGCCTCGCATTTAACGGGACGCAGCGTGATGCCGGAGCATCTGGCCGATGGAGCGGTCCACTCCCAGCATCTCTCTGCGGGAGCGGTCGGTGCCGAGCATCTGAAGAACGAATCCGTATCCGCCGCCGTTCTTCAGACCGGCTCCGTTACGACGGAGAAGCTGGCCTGGCATTCGGTTACCTCTATGCAGATAGCGGAAGAAGCCGTAGGCAGCGAGCATCTGGCCGAAGGAGGGGTAACCGGCTCCAAGCTGGCCGCGGGTAGCGTTCAAGCGCGCCATCTGGCCAAAGGCTCCGTCACCGCAGGGAAGCTGGCTGACGCTTCTGTCGAATCGGCTGCCCTCGCCCCGGACTCCGTTTCCTCTGAGCACCTGAAGAAAGCTTCGGTCACCGCGGAAAGCCTGTCGGCCAATTCGGTTCAGACGCGGCACCTGGCGGCGCAATCCATAGGCTTTGAGCAGCTTCAGGCCCGGTCGGTCGGACGGGAGAATTTGCGCGATGAAGCCGTGACGGCCGAGAAGCTCGCCCCCGGCTCCGTGACGGGAGAAAAGCTGGCGGAAGAGCTGATTGAAAGCCGGCATATTCTGCCGGAAACGATCCGGGGTTACCATCTGCCGGCCGAGATCATCAAAACCTTTCACTTGGACCGAGGGTCGGTGACGACGGATAAGCTGGCCGAAGGGGCCGTAGCCGGGAGCAAGATCAAGCCGCTCAACGTAGGCAGCCAGCAGCTGGCCGATGGGGCGGTAACCGGGCAGAAGCTCGGTCCTCAGAGCGTGGGAGCCGGGCATCTGTCTCCCGGAGCCGTAGGCTCTAAGCATCTGGCCTCCCAGGCCGTCGGTTCGGAGCAGCTTCAGGACCAGGCGGTCGGCACCCCTCAGCTGAAGGATTCCTCCGTGACGGCACAGAAGCTCGCTCCGGGAAGCGTCAAGAGCGATAAGCTTGACGTGGAGCTGATCACCGGCAAGCACCTCAAGCCGGGGGCTGTCCAAGGAAGGCATATCCAGCCGGGAGCCGTCATGGGTGTCCACATCGGAGTGGGAACCATTGCGCCCGAGCATTTATCCGAATCGTGCCTCGACCGGATGCAGCTGAAGAATGGTGAGGTGAAAACCGACCATCTGGCGATCGGCTCGGTAACGGCCGAGAAGCTGGCGGATCAGGCGGTCAGCGGGGCTCACCTTACGTCTGAGGCTGTCACCTCTCTGCACCTCACCCGCGAGTCCGTGGGGGAGAAGCATCTGGCCGATCAGGCCGTGACCGCCCGGAAGCTTCAAGATGGAGCCGTGACAACCGTTAAGCTGGCGGATGCCTCCATTACAGCCGAGAAGCTGGTCCCCGGTTCGGTGGAAGGGGCTCATCTGGTTCCGGGGGCCATCAGTGCCGTCCATCTTCAACCAGGGATTGTCGGCTCCGATCAGCTGGTCAAAGGCGCTATCACGCTGGAGCATTTGGAAGATCCGACCATCGAGGCCGCCCGGATCCGGGGGCTGATGATCGACAATTCCACCCTGGCGAACGGCTCCGTAACTTCCTCTAAGCTGGCGAACGGGTCAGTAGAGCACGCCCATATCGGCCCGCGGGCCGTCGGGAGCGAGCAGATTGCCCATGAAGTCATCGGCGAGGAGCATATTGAGAATGGGGCCGTGACGGCCGCCAAGCTGGCGAATGCCGCCGTCACCAGTGTTAAACTCGTAGACGCGTCCGTCAAGGAGCCCAAAATCGCCGACTCCGCCGTGACGGAAGCGAAGCTGGCCGACGGGTCCGTAACCGAAGGGAAGCTGGGAGACGGTGCCGTGACGTCCGTTAAGCTTCAGGACGGCGCCGTGGACAGCAGCAAGCTAGCCGATGGTTCGGTCACGAGCGGCAAGCTGGCCGATGGAGAGATCTCCTCGGAGAAGCTCGCGGACGAAGCCGTGACGGAGGAGAAACTTGGGGAAGCCTCCGTAACGGAGACGAAGCTGGCCGATGGGTCGGTGACCCGGAAGAAGCTGGCGGATGCGTCGGTAACGGCACCCGCCCTTGCTGACGGATCGGTCACCGATGCCAAGCTTGTGAACGGCTCCGTTCTGGAAAACAAACTCGCCGACAGCTCGGTAACGGCAGGAAAACTTGCCGATGGAGCCGTCATTGCCTCCAAGCTGGCGGAGGAATGCATTGATTCTTCCAAGCTGGCGGAAGGCTCCGTGACCGAAGAGAAGCTGGCCGAAGCTTCGGTCACCACGGAGAAGCTGGCGGATGCGTCGGTAACGGCCATCAAGCTGGCCGATGACTCGATCACCGGCGTAAAGCTGGTTGATGCGTCGGTAGAAGCCTCCAAGCTGGCCGACAGCGCGGTAACCAGCGGGAAAATAGCGGATGGGTCCGTTACCGAGGATAAGCTTGCCGACGGGCAGGTGTCGGAAGCAAAGCTGGCGGATTTCTCCGTGACCACCAATAAGCTTGACAACGGCTCTGTCACTTCACCTAAGCTGGCGGATCTCTCCATCAACACGGATAAGCTGGCTGCGGTTTCCGTTACCTCGGAGAAGCTCGCCGACGAGGCCGTTCAGGCCGCTAAGCTGGCAAGTGCCTCGGTGGGAACCGATAAGCTTCAAGATATGGCCGTGACGGCCGACAAGCTGGCGGATAACTCCGTGACGGGCGATAAGATTGGAAAGCGTTCCGTTGACACGTCCAAACTGGCCGATCAGTCTGTCACTGTTAGTAAGCTGGCCGATGGCTCAGTTATAGCCTCCAAACTGGCGGACGGCTCGGTGACCGAAGCGAAGCTCGAGGATCAGTCCGTGACGGCCTCGAAGCTGGCTTTCGGCTCCGTCACGGAATCCGCTATATCCGACGATTCCGTGACGGCTTCCAAGCTGGCGGATGGCTCGGTTTCCGAAGCCAAGCTGGTTGACGGGGCCGTAACGGAAGAAAAGCTTGCGTATCAGTCCGTTTCTGAGACGAAGCTGACGGATGCCTCCGTGACCACAATCAAGCTGGCCGATGGCTCGGTTATAGCCTCCAAACTGGCGGACGGATCGGTAACCGAAGCGAAGCTCGAGGATCAGTCCGTGACGGCCTCGAAGCTGGCTTTAGGCTCCGTAACGGAATCCGCTATATCCGACGATTCCGTGACGGCTTCCAAGCTGACGGATGGCTCGGTTTCCGAAGCCAAGCTGGTTGACGGGGCCGTAACGGAAGAAAAGCTTGCGTATCAGTCCGTTTCCGAGACGAAGCTGACGGATGCCGCCGTGACCACAATTAAGCTGGCCGATGGCTCAGTTATAGCCTCCAAGCTGGCGGACGGATCGGTAACCGAAGCGAAGCTCGAGGATCAGTCCGTGACGGCCACGAAGCTGGCATGGGGTTCCGTTACGGAAGCTGCTCTGGCTGAGGCCTCAGTGACCGCCTCGAAGCTGGCCGACCAGTCGGTAACCGAAGAGAAGCTTGCCGATGCGTTGATCAGCGAATCCAAGCTGGCAGACGGATCGGTCACCGAAGCGAAGCTGGCGGAAAAGTCCGTAACGGCCGCGAAGCTGGCATCGGGTTCTGTAACGGAAGCCGCTCTGGCAAAGGCTTCGGTGACGGCCGCGAAGCTGGCATCGGGCTCCGTAATGGAAGCCGCTCTGGCGAAGGCTTCGGTAACGGCCACGAAGCTGGCATCGGGTTCCGTTACGGAAGCTGCTCTGGCTGAGGCCTCGGTGACCGCCACGAAGCTGGCCCCTGGATCGGTGACCGAAGCCGCATTGTCCGACGCTTCGATTACGGCCGCGAAGCTGGCCGACTCTGCGGTCGGCTCCCGCCAGCTGGCGCCGGGCTCGATCCAGGCGCATCATCTGGCCCCCGAGCTTCTGGTTCGGCCGCAGGCAGAGCCTGCAGCGCGGCCGTCGAAAGCCTCGGCTAAAGCTCTAGCCGCCGCGGTAAGGACCATCGATGCACAGGCGGGCAGCCTGCAGCAGTTCGGCGTTCAGCCGTTCCGTTTTCTGGCACAGGACGAGAGGATCGAAATCGCTATTCCGTTCGGAAAGGCTTATCCCGATGCGGAGTATGCCATTACAGCGATGACGAGCCACCCTTCCTGCTATGCCGTCCTCAAAGCCCGCGAGCCGGAGAGAGCGATCATTGAAGTCATCCGCGCCCGGTTTAGTCCGGATTTTGAAGCCATCCTGACCTGGATCTCCATCGGGGTGTCCCCCGGCAAATAACCATCAGGCGGGATTGCCCGACTCCTTCTCCCTCCTCCCTTTGTAAGGAATACAATTGGTTTCGCATTCCATCCCATCCTAAGGAAACGACGCCTGCCCAAGCAGGCGTTTTTCCCGTTTTTCCATTCTAGCCCGGATGACCTGTACGAATGCCGTTGCACATAGGGCTCCGGTACATACAATGGGTTAAACCAAGGCACAAATCCGGGAGGTGGTAAATATGGCGTTACCGCGCACAAGCAGGAGTAATAAGGCCCGGACCGACCTGACGAATCCCTCCAAGCCCAAGGTTTCCGTCATCATTCCCGTCATGAATGAGGCCCGGACGCTGGCTTCCGTTATCCGGGAAGCCCGCAAGGTGAACAAGAATACCGAGGTCATCGTCGTCTTAAACGGATCAACCGACGGCTCGGGCCGTTTGGCGCGAAAGATGGGGGCCCGGGTTATTACGTTTGACAAGCCGCTTGGCCACGATGTGGGACGGAGCATTGGGGCTAAAGAAGCCAAGGGAGACATTCTGCTTTTTACGGATGGGGATATCTTGCTGCCGGGTTCTTCCCTGCGTCATCTGGTTCGGGCTGTAGAGAAGGGGACGGATGTTGCTTTAAACAAATACAACGGCCCGAGAGGAAGGAAAAAAGTGCACGGGGTCATTCTTGCCAAGCATGCCTTGAATGCCTTTTTGTCCATGCCCAAGCTGAAGGGGGCTTCTCTGACGGCCATTCCGCACGCAATGAGCCGCAAGGCGGCCGAAACGATAGGCTTCGAACATCTGGCGGTCCCGCCCAAAGCCCAGGCCATTGCCGCGCATAAAGGGTTGACCATTCGGGCGGTCCGATATTATGACGTAGGAAAGACCAATCCGCGCAAATCGAGAGGCCGTAAAGATCCGCTGACTGCCCTTATTATCGGGGACCATCTGGAAGCCATTGATTACCTGCTTCGCCATACGAACCCGCGGGGAGATTTGACCGATCTGAATCGGCTGAGGGAGATGGTGAAATGAAGGGGAGCAGCGGGAAGGTGAGGAGGAGATCCTCTGGGGGAAGGGGCAGAAGAAAGCTTTCGATGGCTGTCCGCGCTTACCGGGCAGGCCGGCGCTACGGGGCCAAATTCATAAAGGAACGGCTCGGCCATGAAACCCCGAAGGCGGTCATGAACCGCTATTGGAACGAATGGAAGGGAAGGAGAACCCGAACGTTGTCAAGAGAGTCGTCCCGACAACTGGCGCGAAGATTCTTCCGTGGCTTCTGCAAGGAGAGTGGAGAACGGTACCGTCCCTGGCTTCCTTTTCCGGGTAGAGGCAAGGTCGGGATCGTGCTATGCATACGAAATGAAAAAAAAACGGTGGAGCGGGTACTAAACGAACTGGACCGGCTGCCCTTTCATGAAATCATCGCCGTCGTAAACGGAAGCACCGACGGAAGTTTCGAGAAGATCAGGAAGCACCGTGCCGGGGTAACGATTCTTCATTATGAAGAGCCCTTGGGTCATGATGTGGGCCGGGCTATAGGGGCAAGGGTATCCACGTCGGATATTTTGCTTTTTGCAGACGGGGACTTGCCGATTCGTGCGGAGAAGCTGCTGCACTTCGTCGAAGAGATTGAAAAAGGAGCGGATGTGGCCCTTAACGACATTACGCCGTACCTCCGGCCATTTAGCCGCAGGGACGCCGTTTCCACGGTAAAGGAATTTGTGAACCGCGCCCTCGGTCGTCCGGACCTTATGGCCAATTCCCTCACCGCCGTCCCCCATGCGCTTTCCCGAAAGGCGCTGGAACGAATCGGAGCGGCTGCTTTGGCTGTACCTCCCTTGGCCCAGGTAATCGCCATACAGTCCGGTCTTCGAATTAAAGCTCCGGCCAGCGTCAACATTATCCGGGGAAACCGGAGAAGAGCCTCCAATTCCGGTCATCTTAATCCCGTGTCCCGGCTTATTGCCGGCGATCACCTGGAGGCCCTGCATCGGGCCCTTCATAAGAGCGGGAGCCGTCTGCACTACAAAGACCACATGAGAAGACGCGAATATGCGGAGGTGGGGAGATGACGGATTTACCGAAGACGAGCATTATCATCCCGACCTATAACGGACTGGAGCTATTGATCGAATGCATAACGGCTATAAGGGCTTATACCCCGGAGCCATACGAGTTAATCGTAGTCGATAACGGCTCTGAAGACGGCACGGTAAAGTTTTGCCGCCAGGAGAAGATCCGGTTCGTCTCCCTGCCCGTGAACAAAGGCTTCCCTGCCGCCTGCAATCTGGGACTGCGAATAGCAACGGGGGACGCTCTGCTTCTCCTGAATAACGACATTGTGGTGACGCACCATTGGCTTGAGAACATGCTGGCCTGCTTGTACAGCGACGAAACGATCGGCATCGTCGGGCCCTGCTCCAACATCGTGAGCGGGATTCAGCAGCGGCCCGCCGACTATGCGGATCTGGAGCAGTATCATGCGCTGGCGGCGGCCCGCGCTTCCGACCCCGGGCAATGGCAGCAGGTGGAGCGTCTCGTCGGCCTGTGCCTTTTGTTCAAGCGGGAGCTGATGGAGAAGATCGGAGTGCTTGACGAGCGATTCTCTCCCGGACATTACGAGGATGATGATTATTGCTACCGCGCCAGAAGAGCCGGCTACCGGTTAATGCTGGCGGGGGATGTGTCGGTCCACCATCACGGAAGCGCGAGCTTCTCTAAGCTGGACAAGAAAAGGCTCGGTCAAATCGTACATCGGAACCGCGATGCGTTCATCAAAAAGTGGGATCTGGATCCGCGCCAATTCATACAGAAAGAAGGGTAGTCCATTGAAAGGAGTCATACTGGCTGGAGGGAAGGGAACCAGGCTGCACCCCGCGACTAGCCTGCTCAACAAGCATTTGCTGCCTGTGGGGAAATATCCGATGATCCATTACGGCATCCGGAAGCTGGCGGAAGCCGGGATTAAGGAAATCATCCTCGTGATCGGCAAACACAGCGCCGGCCGGTTCATCGATTACTTGGGAACGGGCTCGGAGTGGGGGGTAAGCCTTACCTACCGGATCCAGGAGGAAGCGGGCGGGATTGCCCAGGCCCTTTCCCTGGCGGACGGCTTCATCCGGCCGGGGGAGAACTTCGTCGTCCTTCTCGGGGATAACCTCTTTGAAGACTCTTTGAAGGATCAGCTCTCGGAATACGAAAGGCAGGGCGGAGGAGCCCGCGTCATGCTGAAGGAGGTCGACAATCCCCGCCGGTACGGCGTCCCGGTCCTGTTGAACGGTCAGATTCTTTTTATAGAAGAGAAGCCCAAAACCCCCAAAAGCCGTTACTCCGTCACCGGTATTTATATGTATGATTACGGGGTGTTTGACGTGATTAAGCGGATTCGGCCATCCGACCGGGGAGAGCTCGAAATTACGGATGTCAACAATATTTACGCAGTGGAAGGTACGCTCCACTACGGCGTTCTAAACGGATGGTGGACCGATGCCGGAACCCACCGTTCCATTCACGAAGCGGCGGCCCGTCTGTTAGACATAGACCAATAGGAGGTGAGCCCATGCCCTTGGCCAAAAGGCAGGGAGCGACAGCCGTCCGAAAGACATCCTCAAGAGGCTCCCGTACCAAAAGCCGATCGCGCGGCTCGTCAGGCGGGCGGGGGAAACTGCAGGCCCGGTTTAAGAAAATGCAGAGGAAATATGCGAAGCTGAAGAAAAAGTACCGGCTTATCCGGTCCATTCCGCCCGGAACGACGGATCGTTATATGTACGAGGCCACCGTGTTTGCCCATGCTTACGACTTTACTCCTGACGAGCTGAGGGCGAGCCTGGCGGCCGGCTCCCAGGCGCCGCATGGACCTTACCGGACCGCCTTGTGGTTCCTGCCCTACTTCGAAACCCCCTTCTATGGAGGGATGCATACCATCCTCCGGTTTGCCGACTTCCTTCAAAAAAGGTACGGCATCCGCAGCTCCTTTGCGATCGTAGGAACGAAGGACACCAGCCCGATTGCGGCATCCATCCAAAAAGCGTTCCCGGGCCTTGCCGGCAATCCCGTCTATCCGCTGCCGAATATTTACCGGTTCGACGGACTGCCCGACCATGATCTCGGAATCTGTACGCTGTGGACCACCGCCTATTCTCTGCTCAAATTCAACCGGGTCCGCCGGAAGCTGTACTTTATGCAGGACTACGAACCTTATTTCTACCCTTCCGGCTCCACCAGCTCCCAGGTGATGGCCACCTACCGGTTCGGCTTTGACGGCATCTGCAACACCCCAGCACTTCTGGCAAGCTACGAGGAGCACGGCGGCCGGGGGGCGGCCTTTACTCCGGCGGTGAACCGGGCGATTTTCTACCCGGATCCGGCGCTCCGGGAGGCGCAGTCCCCGGGCCGGCTGTTCTTCTATGCCCGTCCCGGTACCGCGCGAAACTGCTTCGAGCTGGCGGCGGCCGCCTTGAGGAAGCTGAAGGAAACCTTAGGGGGGAAGGTCGACATCGTGAGCGCGGGGGCCGAATGGGACGTTACCCGGTATGGTCTTCAGGGCATTGTCCGCCATCTGGGTATGCTTCCTTACGAGCAGACCGGTCAGCTGTACCGGACCTGCCGGGCCGGTCTCGCTCTGATGTCCACCCGGCATCCCTCCTATCCGCCCCTGGAGCTGATGGCTTGCGGAAGCCTGGTGGTGACGAACAACAACGAGTGGAACCATTGGCTGTTCCGGCACGGGGAGAACTGCCTTCTCTCGGAGCCGACCGCCACCTGCCTGTATGAATCGCTATATCATGCCGTTACCAATCGGGAACTGCGCGAAAGAATTACGACACGAGCGTTGGAGTACATCCGGCAGGAACATTCCGATTGGGATGGCGAGCTTCAGAGGACCGCCGAGGCCCTGTCGATCCACTAACCGCAAGGAGGGAGACCGATGAACGCCATACGCCATCAATGGAAGCGGGGGCGCCGGCACGGAAGGAGAGCAGGCCGTGCCGACGGGTTCCGTCTCGGCCGCTGCGAAGGAGCTCTCACCCACATCCCCGAAACGCCGGTGAATGGCCGGGATGTCCATGTGCTGTATGTCCGGGAAGGCTTCGAGGCGATCGACAGCGGAATAGAGGCGGCGCTGCGCCGGTTGGTCCGGGACGTCACGTCGGTGAGCGCGACGGAAGAGATCGCCGGGCTTGCTACCCGCCTACGTCCCGACCTGGTGCTGGTGCTGAACGCAACCCGCTTCCCGGTGGAGCAGGCTGATCGCCTCCGGGACATGGGGATTCTTACCGCCGTATGGTTTCTCGACGATCCTTACCGGATGGATTGGGATGTGCAGCTGGCTGCTCATTACGACTACGTGTT contains:
- a CDS encoding glycosyltransferase family 2 protein codes for the protein MTDLPKTSIIIPTYNGLELLIECITAIRAYTPEPYELIVVDNGSEDGTVKFCRQEKIRFVSLPVNKGFPAACNLGLRIATGDALLLLNNDIVVTHHWLENMLACLYSDETIGIVGPCSNIVSGIQQRPADYADLEQYHALAAARASDPGQWQQVERLVGLCLLFKRELMEKIGVLDERFSPGHYEDDDYCYRARRAGYRLMLAGDVSVHHHGSASFSKLDKKRLGQIVHRNRDAFIKKWDLDPRQFIQKEG
- a CDS encoding sugar phosphate nucleotidyltransferase → MKGVILAGGKGTRLHPATSLLNKHLLPVGKYPMIHYGIRKLAEAGIKEIILVIGKHSAGRFIDYLGTGSEWGVSLTYRIQEEAGGIAQALSLADGFIRPGENFVVLLGDNLFEDSLKDQLSEYERQGGGARVMLKEVDNPRRYGVPVLLNGQILFIEEKPKTPKSRYSVTGIYMYDYGVFDVIKRIRPSDRGELEITDVNNIYAVEGTLHYGVLNGWWTDAGTHRSIHEAAARLLDIDQ
- a CDS encoding glycosyltransferase family 2 protein produces the protein MAVRAYRAGRRYGAKFIKERLGHETPKAVMNRYWNEWKGRRTRTLSRESSRQLARRFFRGFCKESGERYRPWLPFPGRGKVGIVLCIRNEKKTVERVLNELDRLPFHEIIAVVNGSTDGSFEKIRKHRAGVTILHYEEPLGHDVGRAIGARVSTSDILLFADGDLPIRAEKLLHFVEEIEKGADVALNDITPYLRPFSRRDAVSTVKEFVNRALGRPDLMANSLTAVPHALSRKALERIGAAALAVPPLAQVIAIQSGLRIKAPASVNIIRGNRRRASNSGHLNPVSRLIAGDHLEALHRALHKSGSRLHYKDHMRRREYAEVGR
- a CDS encoding WIAG-tail domain, producing the protein MKKRNGSPGGLKKNRNRGTLYDANTLELNWIEERKVKPAKPAAPDRPVSKEDPVSLHRIELSERPAAPEPDLAEEPKVEASREEVFPAEPEESKAPEILEERRAELGPVAVIFTDDIVDAGITTEKLAPFAVDRSKIKPGSIGPNELDDYSVEKEKLKDGSVTGSKIAPGAVEERHIADISFTGAKLKDRSITGDKLADNSITSEKLADKTIDSVKIADGSILARHLHPDSISNELIQDQAVSGEKIKSGTIQSLHLGQNAVNSAKLTNGAVTSDKIRDGAVTGEKIKPGSIGPAHLEEEAVQGEHLARRSVGASHLTGRSVMPEHLADGAVHSQHLSAGAVGAEHLKNESVSAAVLQTGSVTTEKLAWHSVTSMQIAEEAVGSEHLAEGGVTGSKLAAGSVQARHLAKGSVTAGKLADASVESAALAPDSVSSEHLKKASVTAESLSANSVQTRHLAAQSIGFEQLQARSVGRENLRDEAVTAEKLAPGSVTGEKLAEELIESRHILPETIRGYHLPAEIIKTFHLDRGSVTTDKLAEGAVAGSKIKPLNVGSQQLADGAVTGQKLGPQSVGAGHLSPGAVGSKHLASQAVGSEQLQDQAVGTPQLKDSSVTAQKLAPGSVKSDKLDVELITGKHLKPGAVQGRHIQPGAVMGVHIGVGTIAPEHLSESCLDRMQLKNGEVKTDHLAIGSVTAEKLADQAVSGAHLTSEAVTSLHLTRESVGEKHLADQAVTARKLQDGAVTTVKLADASITAEKLVPGSVEGAHLVPGAISAVHLQPGIVGSDQLVKGAITLEHLEDPTIEAARIRGLMIDNSTLANGSVTSSKLANGSVEHAHIGPRAVGSEQIAHEVIGEEHIENGAVTAAKLANAAVTSVKLVDASVKEPKIADSAVTEAKLADGSVTEGKLGDGAVTSVKLQDGAVDSSKLADGSVTSGKLADGEISSEKLADEAVTEEKLGEASVTETKLADGSVTRKKLADASVTAPALADGSVTDAKLVNGSVLENKLADSSVTAGKLADGAVIASKLAEECIDSSKLAEGSVTEEKLAEASVTTEKLADASVTAIKLADDSITGVKLVDASVEASKLADSAVTSGKIADGSVTEDKLADGQVSEAKLADFSVTTNKLDNGSVTSPKLADLSINTDKLAAVSVTSEKLADEAVQAAKLASASVGTDKLQDMAVTADKLADNSVTGDKIGKRSVDTSKLADQSVTVSKLADGSVIASKLADGSVTEAKLEDQSVTASKLAFGSVTESAISDDSVTASKLADGSVSEAKLVDGAVTEEKLAYQSVSETKLTDASVTTIKLADGSVIASKLADGSVTEAKLEDQSVTASKLALGSVTESAISDDSVTASKLTDGSVSEAKLVDGAVTEEKLAYQSVSETKLTDAAVTTIKLADGSVIASKLADGSVTEAKLEDQSVTATKLAWGSVTEAALAEASVTASKLADQSVTEEKLADALISESKLADGSVTEAKLAEKSVTAAKLASGSVTEAALAKASVTAAKLASGSVMEAALAKASVTATKLASGSVTEAALAEASVTATKLAPGSVTEAALSDASITAAKLADSAVGSRQLAPGSIQAHHLAPELLVRPQAEPAARPSKASAKALAAAVRTIDAQAGSLQQFGVQPFRFLAQDERIEIAIPFGKAYPDAEYAITAMTSHPSCYAVLKAREPERAIIEVIRARFSPDFEAILTWISIGVSPGK
- a CDS encoding glycosyltransferase family 2 protein; amino-acid sequence: MALPRTSRSNKARTDLTNPSKPKVSVIIPVMNEARTLASVIREARKVNKNTEVIVVLNGSTDGSGRLARKMGARVITFDKPLGHDVGRSIGAKEAKGDILLFTDGDILLPGSSLRHLVRAVEKGTDVALNKYNGPRGRKKVHGVILAKHALNAFLSMPKLKGASLTAIPHAMSRKAAETIGFEHLAVPPKAQAIAAHKGLTIRAVRYYDVGKTNPRKSRGRKDPLTALIIGDHLEAIDYLLRHTNPRGDLTDLNRLREMVK
- a CDS encoding glycosyltransferase family 4 protein; amino-acid sequence: MPLAKRQGATAVRKTSSRGSRTKSRSRGSSGGRGKLQARFKKMQRKYAKLKKKYRLIRSIPPGTTDRYMYEATVFAHAYDFTPDELRASLAAGSQAPHGPYRTALWFLPYFETPFYGGMHTILRFADFLQKRYGIRSSFAIVGTKDTSPIAASIQKAFPGLAGNPVYPLPNIYRFDGLPDHDLGICTLWTTAYSLLKFNRVRRKLYFMQDYEPYFYPSGSTSSQVMATYRFGFDGICNTPALLASYEEHGGRGAAFTPAVNRAIFYPDPALREAQSPGRLFFYARPGTARNCFELAAAALRKLKETLGGKVDIVSAGAEWDVTRYGLQGIVRHLGMLPYEQTGQLYRTCRAGLALMSTRHPSYPPLELMACGSLVVTNNNEWNHWLFRHGENCLLSEPTATCLYESLYHAVTNRELRERITTRALEYIRQEHSDWDGELQRTAEALSIH
- a CDS encoding phosphotransferase produces the protein MPLMSAFRSEFGFRIKKKRRVRDVYRITGTDGKDYCYKPFSFPEEEVAFLARINLFLTGKGYRYTPRLAAPEGDKLWTCHRGKYWLLTNWVKGRHPNYRNPSHFRKGLRTLAKFHNQAEGYDVEGAPSNRVRYDQMLRLPAEYRKEITTYPELNGFLRYCERGEELLADPAVERLMATERKAGAFVHGDYNYPNVVLDRSRRLHLIDMENASLNVRIMDLAHILHRNCPWNADGMMTAIAEYDRKRPLGPDERFVLYALLVLPYPLVRAIRMYDWRYPRYVALPSYKRQEAFAQALLGML